The following DNA comes from Thunnus thynnus chromosome 3, fThuThy2.1, whole genome shotgun sequence.
TTTTAATTTGGGGTCTATTCCAGCAACATTTTGCAGGTCAACCATACTTTAAATGTGCTGGTGTTAgtttaaaactgcatttgaacTAAAGAGAGACTGACAAAACCCTATACAAAGCTTTTTGCTACAGCAGATCCACACTGACACAACTCTTTccataaatatacaaaacattAAGGACACTCTATACAAAATACGTATGAAAAGAAGATTGTTATGCAGGCTATATTCTCTGAGTGCAGACATATTCAGTtgtcaaacatatttaaatcccctaaaaacttgtttttataCGCTAAGATGAATACATTAGTCCTTCTGTTTTGCATTTATAACCAgtatacaaacataaaaaaaatagtttataACACATTGtaatgtagtttttagcagatataagtgtttattaatgtatttgtcagcaactataactcctcctgaGGACACAATGAAGTGGAGGCTGGTGTAAACAGATACTCAATGATGATATAGTAAAACTCAGTTGTTATCATAAACAAAGTCTTCAAAGGAGACACTGCAATTGCAGACAAACACTATTAATAACCCTTAAatctgcagtgcggaacttttacatataaattaacttctgttacattcaagcccttgccaagcgagttcacacaatgttgattaagcctatcaccatCAGGTAAATCTctttgtatttcacagtataccagagtttttaatctggtgtcctGATTGACATCACCGTGCTGCCTGGACGCATGCATACTGCACTTGCTTTATGGGCAGAGCATGCACACTAGATAGAGACTTCCACTGGCCGAGCAGGCTGATttccagttagctctctgctaacttgaatggggatacaATAATTTAACTGTGCAGCTCTCTAGACTTTCCAATtgttatcagaccaaatggatcaaattctgatagtgaaacgagtcctATCATGGGGTTTACGttatgctcaaaacaatttatccaccattttacagctgcaacagtagtgGGTGAGTAGGCTACGGCAGAGCTTATGACATAAACACGtatcaacagtgtttttgtaattactctcactgccagaaagGGGAGACaagtcccacactccagctttaaaatAACCTTATATCTaattataattacattatagtgtgttatgactattatatcaataaatgtttatatactacttATAAATACTAACTAAGGGAATAGGGGGATGTGTTACTATCCTAGGTATTTCTCTATAACAATAAAGAGCCATgactaaaaaagaaacaatcaaGTTCGaagtttaaatcaaatcaaattttaaataaatcaaattcaaagggaaaaaaagttgtttggTATTGTTCATTAAGATGTTAAACCTCAAAACTCCAGCTACTCTGCTTCATctggactgtgtgggtgtgcaacACAAGCAACCCCTCAAATGTCATCAGATTCTCATTTAAATGTTGCTAAATCGTGATTGGAGCACAGGAATACCTGAcacttcacatttttcttaGTTTGCCCCttccacttcaaaccagtgagaagaacactgagaaaaacagaaacacagaagtGTATCATGTAAAATAATATAAGCCTTTAAATTTCCTCAGATCAGACCCTGTTTCATACTTGATATCATATGAGTCAAATCGGGATctggtggggggtgggggggtagaATATGAGATCAGGACATCATTAAATTAAGCTAAATTTATCTCAGAACAGAATGTATTCTTTTCCtacttcagtaaatgtcttCATTGGAGGTTTAAATTCAAGCATTGCCTCTGTTATACAGAAGGGCAGCATCTGTTTAAACAGAATTTAATCCTTCAACCATAGATAGGCAAAGCATCAAAAAGATTGCATCTAAAATAATATATGGTATCAACCATATGTCTACATAAGActtaataacagaaaaaaatctgtttcaaatataaaacatgtttaaaaactgGCAGACTCTTCACTGAGCTTCATATTGATCTCCATACATATGCAATTGAGCAAATGTACtatattttattgacttttttaCAGGCAACATTTGACATAATACATGTATCATGATTCTATCAGTGCTTTTTGACATCTCAGAGAATGGGAACAATATGTTATTTGCTTCTCTTACTCTACTTTCATGTTGGTATTTTGGACACCACTGGCTCTAAAATGTCTATCCTTAAGTAAGTAAGGTTATAATTTCTAAAACGTAGTGTCTTTTCACTACCAGATGTTTTCAATTATGttctaaaactacattttctggttcaaaagatatgaaaatgttaataaaattttaattataaaaaaggaaaaaattctCAACTGATTGTCAGAGTTTCTGAAGACCACTTTGAAGCTTCTCTGAGGTTggctcatttttctttttaaaaagattttttagcTTTAGGGatttcttgcttttttctttttccttgttCTTGTCATCTTTAATCTCAGGGAGTGATGCAGAAGATGGTAAGGCAACTCTTGCTGGTGGCAATGGTGGCTCCACCTCCTTGCACTGGGGAAGGTTGGATGTTGAGGCAGAGAGGCTGATTGGGGATGTAGCCATGGAGTTGCAGGACTTCTCCAGGATTCCGTCATACACAAGCTGGCTCAATGGGCCAACAGCGAAAACGTCTGATGATGACTTCCATGGCACCTGGGAGGTTACTGTAAGGTCTGGTTGTCCAATTCGACCTGGAGATGAGCCTGATTCACATGCTACCAACTCCTCCCTCACTATTGATTGTTCAGGTATTTCCATGGGTACATCAACTCTATCCCTGGAGATTTTTCCTGTGGGCGTGTCTATCGAATTGTCAGTGTTATCTCTTGGCATTCTTGGTAGTCTCCTTCTGAGACAGCCAACAGACATCTCAAGTTCATCTCTCAGTGTCTTCCTACTTGTTGGTGGTTCTAAACCAAACTCTTGCTTTTCTTTGGAGGACGTGGTGTCCACAAGTGCTTCAAATTGCTCTCTGGGTAGCATCTTTACGGAAGCAGGATCTGCACAATACTCCATCTCATCTCTAGATATCTTTCTTGATGGTGTTCTAGCAATGTCAACCATTTTGTCCTTTGCCATTGCCCTCACGGAGGAATCAAGCTGATATTCTCCTTTATTCCATGGAAGCTTTCTAGAAGCTGTGTCTAGGGGCATTCCCACTGAATCTCTCATAATCCTTCTGGATACTGAGTCAAATGGACGCTCAACCTCATCTCGTATCATCTTTCTTGAAGCACTGTCCATTGAAGTGCCCATCATATCTCTTGATATTTTCCCAGGTGCAACATTTGATGCCTCTAATTCATCCCAAAGAATCTTTCTGGCATCCAGTGGTAAATCACTTCTTTCTCTGTATATATTCCTTGAAGCAGTGTCAATAAAATCCCCTACTGTGTCTCTTTCTACTTTCTTAGCTGTAAATTCTGCATCCAACTCATTGGTAAGCCCCTTTCTAACTACAACATCCATGGGAACTTCACTCCTGTCTCGGGATGTCTTCCTTGACGTAGCCTCTATCAAAGGCTCTTCTTTGGACATCTTCAAAGAAGGGATTTCCAAAGAAGTATCCAACACTTTGTCTTTTGTCATCTTCCTGCAGGGAACATCTACAGAAGCTTCTAGCTCTTCTATAGAAATTCTGCGAACTGGGGATTCAATAACAGTTTCTACTTCTTTACCCAAAGGCTTTGTAATGGAGCTGTCTGCAAGCAGCTCAGTTTCATCATGGTAGAGCTTTCGAGAGGCGGTGTCAACAGCGGTAGGTGTACTAGGGTACATTTTGCTAAGAGGAGATGAACTGATATAGTCTGCATCTGAGTACATCTCTAGGGAGTCTCTATTAGTGAGAGTAAGGTAAGGAAGTATAAAGGAAGGAAAGGAtaagaaaggaaagaaggaaggaaacaaaGAATGAACAAAGATTGTATCAACAGAGGCATCATTGAAACAGTTTAGCagtgtgtaaaaacaaacaaattggcCTCTAAAGGTTGTGGGCAGAGTGACTTACTGTTTCTTTAGGGTTTTGAGCAAGagctcctcatcctcatcaaaGCAAGGATAGGGAGCTCGGATTGGGATGAGGAGGTCGGGGTCCGCGGAGATCATGGTAGCCGGTGGCTGAGTGATGACGCCAGGACGACGTGACCGACATATGGTGGAACCCCGAGTTCGAGGAGAGCGCTTCAGTGGTGGAACTGGAAGCGGGGATAGATAAAAGATAAACCAATCAGCAAAACCAATAAATTCATACACAATGGTGTAGTAGTAGCAATAAATATGTACACCATAGTTTTCAACCTTAAAGCCTGGTCACACCACAAAGTGGCACAGAGAAATTCATCTGCAAAAGTCAAACCATGTCTGTTTTGAAGCAGGTTAAACTCTGACAGAGGAGGGTGTATACAACTGGATGGTACAACACAGCTAGTAAGCTAAGAGAGTTTCCTCTAGTTGAACTCCGTTCCATCAGAGTTCAGCACTGTCAAGACAGCTTGCTATTGGTCAACACTGTGAATTTTCACATTAAAGTTATGTTAAGTGTGAAGCACAAATTAAGGAAACACGACTAAACTAGTGGAGAAACATGGATATTGCAGATGCTTCCAGATAGGAAATGAGGGTTCATTGAATGGCTTTATAAGtacaaaaatgatttgaattatatgctatggccttcataGTCACCAAATCTCAACCTGACTGAACACTTGGACACTAATGGGGATCcaaagaaagaataaagaacTCATCTTTCTGGTTTCTTACCTGGCATCTGTGGTAAGATTGGAGAAGTAGACTCTTCTAACAGATCCTCCAGAGATCCATGGACCGAGCTGTGGCATGAAAAAGATGGCTGGGACACTCGGGGCAACCCCATGGCAATTGAGTCTGAGTAGAGCTGAGCCGTGAGGTTTGCAAGGCCAGGATTCCTGATGATGCTGAAGCCACAGATGCGCTCAATCTGCTGCCAGCGATGGAGCCGCTCCCGTAGGCAGGCTGTTACTTCAGACAAGGCATTCCTTTGGGAAATACAAAGACCTTTGTGACCTATACAGATTTGCTGtgacaaacataaacaaaatgtgCACAGGTAGTATTGTGGCTCACTTTGCCTCCATGATCTTCTGGTCAACCTGGTCTAGAGAGGAGCTGTGGGCCACATGAAGAGTCCCAAACACAGAACTTCTCTTCTTCTTAATCCTCTCTGCCTGGAAGGAAGTATAGGTGCAGGTCAGTTGATGTAAGGGTTGGGACAAAAAATCAACATTGCAACATATTGCAGTATGTCCGCTTAAGATATGTTATCGACACAGTGGCACCAAgtatcaatacattttttttaaacataggACTGCTAAGAATTGATTCAGCTATTTAGGTTTACCACAACCAGAGTGCTACTACCCCCCATCTCCTTATGGAGGCACTGAACAGATTGTTGATGGTCAGATGGATGGCAATTGTAGGTgacaatgaagaagaaatgcaaGTAAAAAATCAGCACTGAGCGGCTACTGTCAGATTCTCCGTGTCTGCACTGGAAACACAGAGTCCACTGGAGCTTTGACAGTCCCAagaagcacattcatggccTTCTGTTAAAGTTCCTGTGTGGTacctgtgttgtgtgttgtaggTGGGGTGTCAGCGTGTAGCTGTAGCCCCATTGTTTATCATATTAACGTTTAGCCTACCACCGTcacttgtgttgtgtttactgccacagaaaaggaagaaaTCTTTGGGCTATTAGCACAACATGGCCTCTTTGTTGTCTCTTATCAGACTTGCTAACactaccagcagctctgtgtgagagGCACAATATGAGGCTACAGTTATCAGTGTTCTGATATTTGTActtcttttctgtgaaactaATCTACTGTTAATAAACACTGTGCATTATCTGACTATTTCCTGttctttgaaatatttttttctttcttcttcaatTACAGATATCTTGATATAttgtagattatttctttgtgatATATCGTGTATAGTCTTTGTTGACATACTAGTGCAGTGTTTTgcattcaaaacgtgcctgttcagaacaggctgattgcttggcctccagtactgctgcttgcagctttctcAAGAACTGTTCATCCAAACAACTTTACACTCAATgttgcacttccttgggtcctcagcaatacaccCACCAAATGAGAAGTCAGTCGGAtgggacaaacatacatatatacagacagacagagactccttCCATTTTAGTTAAATTTTAGTTAGATTAGTTTAATTGAGGTGAAATTGTCCTTAAATAAGATTGTGTGATTTctgtcatgtgttttctgtatcaGCCACTGTGTGTCACTTCAGGCAGGCTCATGTTCTCTCAGCAGTTGTGTCGCTTTCAGGCAGGCTCATGTTCTCTCAATGTTTTCCGGCCTCCTTCTCTCTACCTCTGCTCTCCAgtattgctgcttgcagctttctcaagaaccactcatccaaacaacttcacactacactgcacttccttgggtcctcagcaatacaccCAAAAAGTGTGAAGTCGATCAGATGAATGGTTGTCAAGAAAAttgaaggacagacagacagacagagactccttTGGCTGCTGTATGTTGCAGCTATGCGTCTGCACAGCCACCATATTTGAAAGGTCAAGATCCGCTAGTAAACAAATGCAGCGCCAGTATTTACACCGGTATTTGTTTCCACCATATTGGAGGCGTCAAGATCTGCTGAATGTTTTCTTTCGatgatatttttaacatttctcatccaaacaactttacactcaacactgcacttccttgggtcctcagcaatacaccCGCTAAGTGTGAAGTAGATTGGATGAACGGTTGTCGAGAAAAGTgaaagacatacagacagacagaaatacagacagacagagactcctCCCTTTATAGTTAGATATTGTTATCGTGGGAAGAATATCGTGATAGTATCGTATTGTGAGTTCTTCTGTGATTCTGATCCTTAGTTGATAGGTGTGCATGTAGTTTGGCAGAGATAAGAAAATCTTCTATATTCATAACCCTATGTTGAAACATGCACTTTACATTTTTGGCAGTTACTTGTGTATGTGTCCAGTGCAGTCCCTTTAAATGTCACAACTgagtttttcatgtgtgtctccCTGTGCATACATTACCTCTTCCTTGGCAGTGGCAAGCTGTAATTCTGCACCCTGCTTCTTGACATTGTAGTACTGGACTTCCACCTCATGTGTCAACTGGAGCCACAGCTGGAGAGCTTCTGAGAAAGTCCAGCTAGCCTGCATGTCCTTCTCTGCCTGCTTCAATGCTCCACGAACCTGAGGAAATGGCACCAGTCAAATGTCTAATAAAAATGCTTTCAGTATGTTTAAACTACACCAAGGATGATGACCCATCTAGTGTGGTATTGTGAAGTTGTTTCCTCTGAGTTGTATATATGGTATTCAGTGTGTCTACCTGCACCAGCTCTTCCTCTGCATATCGGAGGCGGCTGAGCTCGCTGACAGCTCCCTGCCTCAGCTCGTGCAGACGGTGCGCCTCCTCCTGTGCCCCCATGATCTCATCCCTCATCTTCTCCTCCAGGTTCTGTTTCTCCTCTGCCACATTACGTTTCTCTTCCTGGGCTCGCTCCAGTCTGAGTAAGTGAAATGGTTTTTAGAgcaatcaaacaaaacaaagccagATCATTAATGTACAGTAGGTAAGAGGCAGACAAAGAATTAATACTAGTTAATACAGTAagtattaataaattaatactTACTGTTCCTGTAGATCAATGAGGCTTTGTTCAGCCCTCTGCAGACTTTCCAGATCTTTCATCATCTTGTTTATGTGGATCTTGCTGGTTTTGTTCTGGGCCTGAGCAAACCAGCAGCCCCCAACTCCCATCACCACTGATACAATTAGCAGCATATCCTTCATGTAGTTATGAGGAGGACCTAGGATCAAATGGAGAGTCATGATTAGGAGCAGTGGATCTATCATAAATGTAACATAGATGACTGAATGATAAAAGATCAAATTTAAGACACATAAAATCATTGAATTAAGTATTCGAATTTCTTAACTTTGGGGACTGATTGATtcaatattgtcatttttttaaaattaagggTTTGCAAAATCATTGGAGCTTACTGAGAGACACAGTATAATAGGAGCATGTCAGTAGTTGTCCCTCAAATATCAGAAAAATCTGTGGAAACTGGGAGAGTTGATAGGTATGCATACTAAAGAGGCAAGTAGGCAGAGCAGGATCAGAT
Coding sequences within:
- the LOC137173501 gene encoding stromal interaction molecule 2-like translates to MLPISLLLLVFHAALFVAAQGADDLQSFTFPGGSAGFDPTDPCMVVSPPCMSEADRYSLEALRSIHQMMDDDQDGGIEVEESVEFIIEDMKQQQTNKHSNLHREDQHITVEELWRGWKSSDVHNWTQDEVLRWLKDFVELPQYEKNFKDFKVNGNTLPRIAANEPSFLSGHLKVQDQRDKQKLNIKALDVVLFGPPTRPPHNYMKDMLLIVSVVMGVGGCWFAQAQNKTSKIHINKMMKDLESLQRAEQSLIDLQEQLERAQEEKRNVAEEKQNLEEKMRDEIMGAQEEAHRLHELRQGAVSELSRLRYAEEELVQVRGALKQAEKDMQASWTFSEALQLWLQLTHEVEVQYYNVKKQGAELQLATAKEEAERIKKKRSSVFGTLHVAHSSSLDQVDQKIMEAKNALSEVTACLRERLHRWQQIERICGFSIIRNPGLANLTAQLYSDSIAMGLPRVSQPSFSCHSSVHGSLEDLLEESTSPILPQMPVPPLKRSPRTRGSTICRSRRPGVITQPPATMISADPDLLIPIRAPYPCFDEDEELLLKTLKKQDSLEMYSDADYISSSPLSKMYPSTPTAVDTASRKLYHDETELLADSSITKPLGKEVETVIESPVRRISIEELEASVDVPCRKMTKDKVLDTSLEIPSLKMSKEEPLIEATSRKTSRDRSEVPMDVVVRKGLTNELDAEFTAKKVERDTVGDFIDTASRNIYRERSDLPLDARKILWDELEASNVAPGKISRDMMGTSMDSASRKMIRDEVERPFDSVSRRIMRDSVGMPLDTASRKLPWNKGEYQLDSSVRAMAKDKMVDIARTPSRKISRDEMEYCADPASVKMLPREQFEALVDTTSSKEKQEFGLEPPTSRKTLRDELEMSVGCLRRRLPRMPRDNTDNSIDTPTGKISRDRVDVPMEIPEQSIVREELVACESGSSPGRIGQPDLTVTSQVPWKSSSDVFAVGPLSQLVYDGILEKSCNSMATSPISLSASTSNLPQCKEVEPPLPPARVALPSSASLPEIKDDKNKEKEKSKKSLKLKNLFKKKNEPTSEKLQSGLQKL